A part of Actinoallomurus bryophytorum genomic DNA contains:
- a CDS encoding TIM-barrel domain-containing protein: MTGADRYPVLIKLIGACAVLAGLVAAVPQTAAASPAGTRADRHAVRSGDARFEVLSPTLIRMEYAGDGKFTDAATFNAIGRDDFQHTAFTHKVSGGWLTVDTGRLTLRYRVGSGPFTAQNVSLRLRGGVTAHPSWPAPATCTVGDLCEAEKTMLAGGVSVATDHTGYTGPGFAAGFQSVGGSLTYRLDAPSAGTYELRLRYANAQGGDGQNTTRTLSAAVDGGTPSTLTLPKTADWNTWAFATSPLQLSAGTHTLVVSRGPDDSGNVNVDSLAVLPPGAPYPAPQVSATPCDQGSVCEAEDGALTGGARLAADHNGYSGGGFVGGLERAGATDSVALRNVPADGRYALQVRYANGGGSARTISVAVNDGTPVSATLPPTADWDSWATVMVPVTLTKGSDIVALGCPTDDSCHVNLDTVAATSATSPVLPAHSPLGGYRRGLDGVDSGAVTTPGLLYRDGWDLLDDTTSALYDPAKRAVRQRPHQEPYQDSYLFGYGQDYKTGLADLATLTGPPNLLPRWAYGVWFSEYYDFTAADYENTVLPKFRSEGVPLDVLVTDTDFKAPASWDGWEMDPKKFPDPAAFFDWAAEQGLHNTLNIHPSIVSGDPQYAAAQATAKNKLAASGCSAPSGQTCHVFDWSDPDQLKAYFDLHQTMEKQGADFWWLDWCCDDSHSSMPGVTPDAWINQKYTDDTAKNVGRGFAFSRAFGSLQAGGYSGQAGVPTGPWADKRTTVHFTGDTTSSWGTLRYEVGYTPGESASTGLSAVSHDIGGFNGPSHLADDLYVRWVQLGAFQPVLRLHGNHSDRLPWQYGDQAKAAAEKFLNLREDLVPYTYTLAHEAAATGIPAVRATYLEYPDQPGAYDAASREYFYGSDVLVAPATSAGTSAATSVWFPPGRWTDYFSGRTYTGPSVQDVTTDWNAMPVFVKAGGIVPTRTDDVTNDVQNPLTKVTLTVAGGADGSYALYEDDGHSSAPKSATTGVRYTEKTHLLRIAPVRGTYKGQVTDRRWTAVFTDAAAPGTVRIDGANAPAGSWKYDANRRTLTVTVPTRSVRAATTISYS, translated from the coding sequence GTGACAGGCGCGGATCGGTACCCAGTGCTCATCAAACTGATCGGGGCGTGCGCGGTGCTGGCCGGCCTGGTCGCGGCCGTTCCACAGACCGCCGCCGCATCGCCGGCCGGCACGCGGGCGGACCGGCACGCGGTGCGCTCGGGTGACGCCCGCTTCGAGGTGCTCTCGCCCACGTTGATCCGGATGGAGTACGCCGGCGACGGGAAGTTCACCGACGCCGCGACCTTCAACGCGATCGGGCGTGACGACTTCCAGCACACCGCGTTCACGCACAAGGTGAGCGGCGGGTGGCTGACGGTCGACACCGGGCGGCTGACGCTGCGGTACAGGGTCGGCTCCGGACCGTTCACCGCGCAGAACGTGTCACTGCGCCTGCGGGGCGGGGTCACCGCCCATCCCTCGTGGCCGGCGCCCGCCACCTGCACCGTCGGTGACCTGTGCGAGGCGGAGAAGACCATGCTCGCGGGCGGTGTGAGCGTCGCCACCGACCACACGGGCTACACCGGCCCGGGGTTCGCCGCCGGTTTCCAGAGCGTGGGCGGCTCGCTCACCTACCGGCTCGACGCGCCGTCCGCCGGGACGTACGAGCTCCGGCTCCGCTACGCCAACGCCCAGGGCGGGGACGGCCAGAACACGACCCGTACGCTCAGCGCCGCCGTCGACGGCGGCACCCCGTCCACGCTGACCCTGCCGAAGACGGCGGACTGGAACACCTGGGCCTTCGCCACGTCGCCGTTGCAGCTGTCGGCCGGCACGCACACGCTCGTCGTCTCCCGTGGGCCGGACGACTCGGGCAATGTGAACGTCGACAGCCTCGCGGTCCTGCCGCCCGGCGCTCCGTACCCCGCGCCGCAGGTCTCGGCGACGCCCTGCGACCAGGGCAGCGTCTGCGAGGCCGAGGACGGCGCGCTCACCGGCGGCGCCCGGCTCGCCGCCGACCACAACGGCTACTCCGGCGGCGGCTTCGTCGGCGGCCTGGAGCGGGCGGGCGCCACCGACAGCGTCGCGCTGCGGAACGTCCCCGCCGACGGCCGGTACGCCCTGCAGGTCAGGTACGCGAACGGCGGCGGCTCGGCGCGCACGATCTCCGTCGCGGTGAACGACGGGACGCCGGTGTCGGCGACCCTGCCGCCGACGGCCGACTGGGACAGCTGGGCGACGGTCATGGTGCCGGTGACCCTGACCAAGGGCTCGGACATCGTCGCGCTCGGCTGCCCGACGGACGACAGCTGCCACGTCAACCTGGACACGGTCGCCGCCACCTCGGCCACGTCGCCGGTCCTGCCGGCGCACAGCCCGCTCGGCGGGTACCGGCGCGGCCTCGACGGCGTGGACAGCGGAGCCGTCACCACACCGGGCCTGCTGTACCGCGACGGCTGGGACCTGCTGGACGACACCACGTCGGCGCTGTACGACCCGGCGAAGCGTGCCGTACGCCAGCGGCCGCACCAGGAGCCGTACCAGGACTCCTACCTCTTCGGGTACGGGCAGGACTACAAGACGGGCCTGGCCGACCTGGCGACGCTGACCGGCCCGCCGAACCTGCTGCCCCGCTGGGCCTACGGCGTGTGGTTCTCGGAGTACTACGACTTCACCGCCGCGGACTACGAGAACACCGTGCTGCCGAAGTTCCGCTCCGAAGGCGTGCCGCTGGACGTCCTGGTGACCGACACGGACTTCAAGGCCCCGGCCTCCTGGGACGGCTGGGAAATGGACCCGAAGAAGTTCCCCGATCCGGCGGCCTTCTTCGACTGGGCCGCCGAGCAGGGACTGCACAACACGCTGAACATCCATCCGAGCATCGTCAGCGGCGACCCGCAGTACGCCGCCGCCCAGGCCACCGCCAAGAACAAGCTGGCCGCGAGCGGCTGCTCGGCTCCTTCGGGGCAGACCTGTCACGTGTTCGACTGGAGCGACCCGGACCAGCTGAAGGCCTACTTCGACCTGCACCAGACGATGGAGAAGCAGGGAGCGGACTTCTGGTGGCTGGACTGGTGCTGTGACGACTCCCACTCGTCCATGCCGGGCGTGACCCCGGACGCGTGGATCAACCAGAAGTACACCGACGACACCGCCAAGAACGTGGGCCGCGGCTTCGCCTTCTCGCGGGCGTTCGGTTCGCTGCAGGCAGGCGGCTACAGCGGCCAGGCGGGAGTGCCGACCGGCCCCTGGGCGGACAAACGGACGACCGTGCACTTCACCGGCGACACGACGTCGAGCTGGGGGACGCTGCGCTACGAGGTCGGCTACACGCCGGGCGAGTCGGCATCGACCGGCCTGTCCGCGGTGAGCCACGACATCGGCGGCTTCAACGGCCCGTCCCACCTCGCCGACGACCTGTACGTGCGGTGGGTGCAGCTCGGGGCCTTCCAGCCTGTCCTACGGCTGCACGGCAACCACAGCGACCGGCTGCCGTGGCAGTACGGCGACCAGGCGAAGGCGGCGGCGGAGAAGTTCCTCAACCTCCGCGAGGATCTCGTGCCGTACACCTACACCCTGGCGCACGAGGCGGCGGCGACCGGGATCCCGGCGGTCCGCGCGACGTACCTGGAGTACCCGGACCAGCCGGGCGCCTACGACGCGGCGTCGCGTGAGTACTTCTACGGTTCGGACGTGCTGGTGGCCCCGGCGACCTCGGCCGGCACGTCGGCGGCGACGTCTGTCTGGTTCCCGCCGGGCCGGTGGACGGACTACTTCAGCGGCAGGACCTACACCGGCCCGTCCGTGCAGGACGTCACCACGGACTGGAACGCGATGCCGGTGTTCGTGAAGGCCGGCGGGATCGTCCCCACGCGCACGGACGACGTGACCAACGACGTACAGAACCCGCTGACCAAGGTGACGCTCACGGTGGCGGGCGGTGCCGACGGCTCGTACGCCCTGTACGAGGACGACGGCCACTCGTCGGCCCCGAAGTCGGCCACGACCGGGGTGCGCTACACGGAGAAGACCCACCTGCTGCGTATCGCGCCGGTCCGTGGCACGTACAAGGGCCAGGTCACCGACCGCCGGTGGACCGCCGTCTTCACGGACGCCGCCGCACCGGGGACCGTACGGATCGACGGGGCGAACGCCCCGGCGGGAAGCTGGAAGTACGACGCGAACCGCCGCACGCTCACCGTGACGGTGCCGACGCGATCGGTACGGGCCGCCACGACCATCAGCTACAGCTGA
- a CDS encoding YciI family protein: MLLIIGSQDSDPLTAEADQGLMEAFMGYHKAVCDAGVMVDSNVLDSFETATSVQVGRTGDRIITDGPFAETREYLGGYYILDLPDLDTAIDWAARCPGARAWRVEVRPIQDFGLS; encoded by the coding sequence ATGCTGCTGATCATCGGTAGCCAGGACTCCGATCCGCTGACGGCCGAGGCCGACCAGGGCCTCATGGAGGCGTTCATGGGCTATCACAAGGCCGTCTGTGACGCCGGCGTCATGGTCGACAGCAACGTGCTGGACTCCTTCGAGACCGCCACCTCCGTCCAGGTGGGCAGGACCGGGGACCGCATCATCACCGACGGACCCTTCGCCGAAACCCGGGAGTACCTCGGCGGGTACTACATCCTCGACCTTCCCGATCTCGATACGGCGATCGACTGGGCTGCCCGTTGCCCCGGGGCACGGGCCTGGCGCGTCGAGGTACGCCCGATCCAGGACTTCGGCCTG
- a CDS encoding NADP-dependent oxidoreductase gives MKTREVHLKARPQGWPTPEDFAVVEAELAPPGDGEVLVRNLFMSVDPYMRGRMNDVKSYAPPYRLDEVMYGGAVGEVVESRSPDLAEGDVVLHQSGWREHAKGPAKRFRKVAPIEGVSFSVYLGALGMTALTAYVGLLDIAGMRDGDTVFVSGAAGAVGSIAGQIARQRGAARVVGSAGSDEKVAYLTDRLGFDAAFNYKSGPVRRQLAQAAPDGIDVYFDNVGGDHLEAAIGALRQGGRAALCGAISSYNATEPPPGPRNLGLLVSRRLTLKGFIVSDHNDRYPDFVREMGGWLRDGKITFEETVVDGIDNAVDAFLAMLRGENLGKMIVRL, from the coding sequence ATGAAGACGCGCGAGGTTCATCTGAAGGCACGCCCGCAGGGCTGGCCGACGCCCGAGGACTTCGCGGTCGTGGAGGCCGAGCTGGCTCCGCCGGGCGACGGCGAGGTGCTCGTGCGCAACCTCTTCATGTCCGTCGACCCGTACATGCGCGGGCGGATGAACGACGTGAAGTCCTACGCCCCGCCCTACCGGCTGGACGAGGTGATGTACGGCGGGGCCGTCGGTGAGGTCGTGGAGTCGCGCTCCCCCGACCTCGCCGAAGGCGACGTCGTTCTGCACCAGTCCGGCTGGCGTGAGCACGCCAAGGGGCCGGCGAAGCGGTTCCGCAAGGTCGCCCCGATCGAGGGGGTGTCCTTCTCGGTATACCTCGGCGCCCTGGGAATGACCGCGTTGACCGCGTACGTCGGGCTGCTCGACATCGCCGGAATGCGCGACGGCGACACGGTCTTCGTCTCCGGCGCGGCCGGCGCCGTCGGCTCGATCGCCGGCCAGATCGCCAGGCAGCGTGGGGCGGCACGGGTCGTCGGCAGCGCGGGCTCGGACGAGAAGGTCGCCTACCTGACGGACCGGCTGGGCTTCGACGCGGCGTTCAACTACAAGTCCGGGCCGGTACGCCGTCAGCTCGCCCAGGCGGCCCCGGACGGCATCGACGTCTACTTCGACAACGTCGGCGGCGACCACCTCGAGGCCGCGATCGGCGCCCTCCGGCAGGGCGGCCGGGCCGCGCTGTGCGGTGCGATCTCGTCCTACAACGCGACCGAACCGCCGCCGGGCCCCCGCAACCTGGGACTCCTCGTCAGCCGGCGGCTCACACTCAAGGGCTTCATCGTGAGCGACCACAACGACCGGTACCCCGACTTCGTACGGGAGATGGGCGGCTGGCTCCGCGACGGGAAGATCACCTTCGAGGAGACCGTGGTCGACGGCATCGACAACGCCGTGGACGCCTTCCTCGCCATGCTGCGCGGCGAGAACCTCGGCAAGATGATCGTGCGGCTGTAG
- a CDS encoding glycoside hydrolase family 27 protein, which produces MRKAAVILALVTLFAPAAATVTASPAEALGNGLAKTPPMGWNDWNAFGCGISEQLVKDTADRMVANGMKDAGYQYVNIDDCWMTHNRDSAGNLVPDPAKFPDGIKGTADYVHGKGLKLGIYESAGTATCAGYPGSLNHEQQDANSFAAWGVDYLKYDNCNNQGVPYQQRYNAMRDALARTGRPIVYSLCEWGEDSVWTWGSATGNLWRTTGDINASYGSMLSIFHSNVKLAQYAGPGGWNDPDMLEVGNGMSFTEDRSEFSLWAEMAAPLISGTDLRGATPATLSLYTDRDVIAVDQDSLGRQGTQVSSSGGLDVLAKPLSNGDVAVVLFNENGSAATISTTASAVGLPSASSYRLNNLWSHVVTGTSGSISATVPGHGSVMYRVSQGSGSSVGTTHPLVAASANRCLDVYDNQTTPGTKIELWDCGGGANQGWTPTAAGELRVYGGTQCLDAYNNQTTPETKVELWGCSGGANQRFELRPDGTIVGTQSGLCLDVAHGDQSSGNVNGAQIQLYTCNGGANQQWRLG; this is translated from the coding sequence ATGCGCAAGGCTGCGGTCATTCTCGCGCTGGTGACGCTGTTCGCTCCGGCGGCGGCGACCGTCACCGCGTCACCTGCGGAGGCTCTGGGGAACGGGCTCGCCAAGACGCCGCCGATGGGGTGGAACGACTGGAACGCCTTCGGCTGCGGTATCAGTGAGCAGCTCGTCAAGGACACCGCCGACCGCATGGTGGCGAACGGCATGAAGGACGCCGGCTACCAGTACGTCAACATCGACGACTGCTGGATGACCCACAACCGGGACTCCGCGGGAAACCTCGTGCCCGATCCGGCGAAGTTCCCCGACGGGATCAAGGGCACCGCCGACTACGTCCACGGCAAGGGGCTCAAGCTCGGCATCTACGAGAGCGCCGGCACCGCGACCTGCGCCGGATATCCGGGCAGTCTCAACCATGAGCAGCAGGACGCGAACAGCTTCGCCGCCTGGGGCGTCGACTACCTGAAGTACGACAACTGCAACAACCAGGGCGTGCCCTACCAGCAGCGGTACAACGCGATGCGCGACGCGCTCGCGCGTACCGGCCGGCCGATCGTCTACAGCCTCTGCGAGTGGGGCGAGGACAGCGTCTGGACCTGGGGCTCGGCCACCGGCAACCTCTGGCGGACGACCGGGGACATCAACGCGTCGTACGGATCGATGCTGTCGATCTTCCACAGCAACGTGAAGCTCGCCCAGTACGCCGGTCCCGGTGGGTGGAACGACCCCGACATGCTCGAGGTCGGCAACGGCATGTCGTTCACCGAGGACCGGTCGGAGTTCAGCCTGTGGGCCGAGATGGCGGCGCCGCTGATCTCCGGTACGGATCTGCGCGGTGCGACGCCCGCCACTCTCTCGCTCTACACCGACCGCGACGTGATCGCGGTCGACCAGGACTCGCTCGGCAGGCAGGGCACCCAGGTGTCCTCCTCCGGCGGCCTCGACGTGCTCGCCAAGCCGCTCTCGAACGGCGACGTCGCGGTCGTGCTCTTCAACGAGAACGGCTCCGCCGCGACGATCTCTACCACGGCGTCCGCGGTCGGGCTGCCCTCCGCCTCGTCGTACCGGCTGAACAACCTCTGGTCGCACGTCGTCACCGGCACCAGCGGTTCGATCTCGGCGACCGTGCCCGGGCACGGTTCGGTGATGTACCGGGTGTCGCAGGGCAGTGGGAGCAGCGTGGGCACCACCCACCCGCTGGTCGCCGCGTCTGCGAACCGGTGCCTGGACGTCTACGACAACCAGACCACGCCGGGCACGAAGATCGAGCTGTGGGACTGCGGCGGCGGCGCCAACCAGGGGTGGACGCCGACCGCGGCCGGTGAGCTGCGCGTCTACGGCGGCACCCAGTGCCTGGACGCGTACAACAACCAGACCACGCCGGAGACGAAGGTCGAGCTCTGGGGCTGCAGCGGCGGCGCGAACCAGCGCTTCGAACTGCGGCCCGACGGCACCATCGTGGGAACCCAGTCCGGGCTCTGCCTCGACGTGGCCCACGGCGACCAGTCCTCGGGCAACGTCAACGGCGCCCAGATCCAGCTCTACACGTGCAACGGCGGCGCCAACCAGCAGTGGCGCCTGGG
- a CDS encoding PPOX class F420-dependent oxidoreductase: MSKPPLPEAAIAMLSNPNPAVITTLRSDGQPVSTATWYLWENGRVLVNMDEGRKRLEHMRDDPRVTLTVLQEGDWYTHVTLIGKVAEIRDDEDLTDIDRLSLHYVDQPYAERDRRRVSAWIDVDRWHGWGGFRDSDQAFG; this comes from the coding sequence ATGTCGAAGCCGCCGCTTCCCGAGGCCGCCATCGCCATGTTGAGCAATCCGAACCCTGCCGTCATCACCACCCTCCGTTCGGACGGACAGCCGGTCTCCACCGCCACCTGGTATCTCTGGGAAAACGGCCGGGTGCTGGTGAACATGGACGAGGGCCGCAAACGACTCGAGCACATGCGCGACGACCCTCGGGTCACGCTGACGGTCCTGCAGGAAGGCGACTGGTACACCCATGTGACCCTGATCGGGAAAGTCGCCGAGATACGCGACGACGAGGACCTGACCGACATCGACCGGCTGTCCCTGCACTACGTGGACCAGCCGTACGCCGAACGGGACCGCCGCCGCGTCAGTGCCTGGATCGATGTCGATCGCTGGCACGGCTGGGGCGGCTTCCGCGACAGCGACCAGGCGTTCGGCTAG